A portion of the Chitinophagales bacterium genome contains these proteins:
- a CDS encoding MBL fold metallo-hydrolase — MENKILFLGTGTSVGIPMVGCPCEVCHSENFKDKRLRTSALIHYQNFNFLIDIGPDFRTQMLMNHVSKIDAILLTHPHRDHIAGFDEIRALNFLYETKVDLYANSFTWDSLKKQFYYAFMETDYTSIPKVDYTEIDNALFQYQDILIQPIKVMHGSMPCLGYRIGNLAYITDANAIEDTELDKLKNLDVLVLNSLRKYHHPSHFTLEESLEIVSILKPKQTYFIHLSHHMGKHDEVELELPENVFLAYDGLQVIF; from the coding sequence ATGGAGAATAAAATTCTTTTTTTAGGAACAGGTACCTCCGTCGGAATTCCTATGGTCGGATGTCCATGTGAGGTTTGTCATAGTGAGAATTTCAAGGATAAACGTTTACGAACTAGTGCTTTAATTCATTATCAAAACTTCAATTTTCTCATCGATATTGGTCCAGACTTTCGTACCCAAATGCTCATGAATCATGTTTCCAAGATTGATGCCATATTGCTGACTCATCCTCATCGCGACCATATTGCGGGTTTTGATGAGATAAGAGCACTGAATTTTCTTTATGAAACGAAGGTGGACTTGTATGCTAATTCTTTTACCTGGGATAGTTTGAAAAAGCAGTTTTACTATGCCTTTATGGAGACCGATTATACCTCAATCCCTAAAGTTGACTATACTGAAATAGATAATGCTCTATTTCAATATCAAGATATCCTTATACAACCAATTAAGGTAATGCACGGTAGCATGCCTTGCCTAGGTTATCGCATAGGAAATTTAGCCTATATTACTGATGCCAATGCTATAGAAGATACGGAGCTGGATAAACTAAAAAATTTAGATGTTTTAGTTCTCAATTCATTGAGAAAATATCATCATCCAAGTCATTTTACATTGGAAGAATCCTTAGAAATTGTTTCAATTTTGAAACCTAAGCAGACCTATTTTATTCACCTCAGTCACCATATGGGTAAACATGATGAAGTTGAATTGGAATTACCAGAGAATGTATTTTTAGCCTATGATGGTTTACAGGTAATATTTTAG
- a CDS encoding PglZ domain-containing protein — MDRIKILWADDEIDFLKSHITYLEDRGYQVHAVSNGQDALDQVLEENYDVVFLDESMPGLSGLETLQEIKKIKNHIPIVLITKNEEEDLMEEAIGSQIADYLIKPVKPQQIILTLKKLIDNKRLVTQKTSQAYQQEFQKLFMTIQSVSDYHEWVELYKNLVYWELELDNAKSDEMFHIMEMQKKEANVEFNKFVIKHYAQWMSAPMSADTPTLSHTLFRKKVYPFIQSEKPTFFILIDNLRYDQWKMIQPYFDELFDRVDEDAFFSILPTATQYSRNAIFSGMTPLEISKQLPQYWKNDDEEGGKNLFEKDLLAHQLSKNFKNPVKHSYSKVIHMEDGNQLVKDFNNLMHNQFNAIVFNFVDMLSHSRTEMDVMKELAKDEKAFRSLTLSWFEHSSLLSLIKKLQTKDINIIVTTDHGTTQVMKPSKCIGDRLTSSNIRYKAGKNLQFVEKDVYAVRKPEEIGLPQANMSTSYIFAKEDVYLIYQNNYNQFVNFFKDSFQHGGISLEEMIIPITAYTNKKR; from the coding sequence ATGGATAGAATCAAAATTTTATGGGCCGATGATGAAATAGATTTTCTAAAGTCTCATATTACCTATCTGGAGGATAGAGGGTATCAGGTGCATGCTGTGTCCAATGGTCAAGATGCCTTGGACCAAGTATTAGAAGAAAATTATGATGTAGTATTTTTAGATGAGTCTATGCCAGGCCTTTCCGGTCTTGAAACCTTACAAGAAATTAAGAAAATTAAAAATCATATTCCAATTGTACTAATTACTAAAAATGAAGAGGAAGACCTAATGGAAGAAGCGATAGGCTCGCAGATAGCGGATTACCTGATAAAACCCGTAAAACCTCAGCAAATAATCCTAACTCTAAAGAAACTCATTGACAATAAACGACTGGTAACTCAAAAAACCTCGCAAGCATATCAGCAGGAGTTTCAGAAGCTTTTTATGACCATACAATCTGTTTCTGATTATCATGAATGGGTAGAATTATATAAAAACCTCGTGTATTGGGAACTTGAGCTAGACAATGCCAAATCTGATGAAATGTTCCATATCATGGAAATGCAAAAGAAAGAAGCCAATGTAGAGTTCAATAAATTTGTAATAAAACACTATGCACAATGGATGAGTGCGCCAATGAGTGCTGATACCCCTACCCTATCTCATACCTTGTTTCGAAAAAAAGTCTATCCATTCATTCAGTCCGAAAAGCCCACTTTTTTTATTCTTATAGATAATCTGCGCTATGATCAGTGGAAAATGATTCAACCTTATTTTGATGAGTTGTTTGATAGAGTAGATGAAGATGCATTTTTTAGTATTCTACCTACAGCTACGCAATATAGCCGAAATGCTATTTTTTCAGGAATGACACCATTGGAAATATCCAAACAACTCCCACAATATTGGAAAAACGATGATGAAGAAGGGGGCAAAAATTTATTTGAAAAAGATTTGCTAGCGCATCAACTTTCTAAGAACTTTAAAAATCCTGTGAAGCATAGCTATTCCAAGGTGATACATATGGAAGATGGCAATCAATTGGTCAAAGATTTTAATAATCTCATGCACAATCAATTCAATGCAATTGTGTTTAATTTTGTAGATATGTTATCACATTCACGTACCGAAATGGATGTGATGAAAGAATTAGCCAAAGATGAAAAAGCTTTCCGTTCCTTGACTCTATCTTGGTTCGAACACTCCAGTTTACTATCCCTCATAAAAAAATTACAGACAAAAGATATCAATATTATTGTCACTACGGATCATGGCACGACTCAGGTTATGAAACCCTCTAAGTGCATTGGTGATCGATTGACTAGCTCGAATATTCGATATAAAGCAGGCAAGAATCTGCAATTTGTAGAGAAAGATGTCTATGCAGTGCGTAAACCAGAAGAAATTGGGCTACCTCAAGCCAATATGAGCACATCTTATATTTTTGCTAAGGAAGACGTATATCTTATATATCAAAACAATTACAATCAGTTTGTCAATTTCTTCAAAGACAGCTTTCAGCATGGCGGTATTTCACTTGAAGAAATGATAATACCAATAACAGCATATACAAACAAAAAACGTTAA
- a CDS encoding elongation factor Ts — MSAISAADVKKLRDVTGAGMMDCKKALEEAGGNMDAAIDYLRKKGAKVAELRAGRDANEGCIIIKTTADNSFGVMLQMGCETDFVSKNDGFIEFTNSVVDVAISGKITTTDALLAADLGGVSVQERIAEKVGVIGENISIQNFAAIEGPQVCFYNHNNRSGAIIAMSKASPEIADLGKSLAMQITAMKPVAVDESSVTEEQKDREKAIAREKAIEEGKPENILDKIAEGALNKFYKEFTLLKQEYIKDSKKTIEQVIKETDKDVKVLGFFRSELGSK; from the coding sequence ATGAGTGCAATAAGCGCAGCTGATGTAAAAAAACTAAGAGACGTTACTGGAGCCGGAATGATGGACTGCAAAAAGGCTTTAGAAGAAGCAGGTGGCAATATGGATGCGGCTATCGATTATCTTCGAAAAAAAGGAGCTAAAGTAGCTGAACTCAGAGCAGGTAGAGATGCTAACGAGGGTTGTATTATTATAAAAACGACCGCAGACAATAGCTTCGGAGTTATGCTTCAAATGGGCTGTGAAACTGACTTCGTTTCAAAGAATGATGGATTCATAGAATTTACCAATTCAGTCGTAGATGTCGCTATCAGCGGAAAGATAACCACAACAGATGCACTATTAGCGGCAGACTTAGGTGGGGTGTCTGTACAAGAAAGAATAGCTGAAAAAGTAGGAGTTATAGGAGAAAATATATCTATACAGAATTTTGCTGCTATCGAAGGTCCACAAGTTTGCTTCTATAATCACAATAACCGCTCAGGAGCTATTATTGCCATGAGTAAAGCCAGTCCTGAAATTGCAGATTTAGGTAAATCTTTAGCTATGCAAATCACAGCTATGAAACCGGTAGCTGTAGACGAGTCTTCTGTTACAGAAGAACAAAAAGATAGAGAAAAAGCAATTGCTAGAGAAAAAGCAATTGAAGAAGGTAAACCAGAAAATATTTTAGATAAAATAGCAGAAGGTGCTCTTAATAAGTTTTATAAAGAATTTACGCTATTAAAACAGGAGTATATCAAAGATAGCAAGAAAACGATTGAGCAAGTAATCAAAGAAACAGACAAAGATGTAAAAGTTCTTGGCTTCTTCAGATCTGAGCTTGGAAGTAAGTAA
- the rpsB gene encoding 30S ribosomal protein S2, whose protein sequence is MASIDQKAMLEAGVHFGHLRKKWNPKMLPYIFAEKKGIHVIDLNKTASKLEEAGNVLRNMAKNDKIVLFVATKKQAKDIVKKAAMSCEMPFVTERWLGGMLTNFTTIRKSVRKMQSIDKMFKDGTVKNITKKERLMLSRQKDKLEKVLGGIANLNRIPHAVFVVDILHEDIAITECKKLGITTLGMVDTNSDPNKVNFAIPSNDDSSKSIEYVATYLAACINEGKKEKATSKEDNTSEDTPAEEIQVSTETATEDTSSED, encoded by the coding sequence ATGGCATCAATAGATCAAAAAGCAATGTTAGAAGCGGGCGTTCATTTCGGACACCTAAGAAAAAAGTGGAATCCAAAAATGCTTCCTTATATTTTCGCTGAAAAGAAAGGAATTCATGTAATAGACCTCAACAAAACGGCCTCAAAACTAGAAGAGGCAGGCAACGTTCTGAGAAATATGGCTAAGAATGATAAAATTGTTTTATTCGTAGCTACAAAAAAGCAAGCAAAAGACATAGTGAAAAAAGCGGCTATGAGCTGTGAAATGCCTTTTGTAACTGAAAGATGGTTAGGCGGTATGCTTACAAACTTTACAACCATACGTAAATCTGTAAGAAAAATGCAGAGCATCGATAAAATGTTCAAGGATGGTACCGTAAAAAATATCACTAAGAAAGAAAGATTGATGCTTTCTCGTCAAAAAGACAAATTGGAGAAAGTACTTGGAGGTATAGCTAATTTGAATAGAATTCCTCATGCAGTGTTTGTTGTAGATATTCTTCACGAAGATATTGCGATTACTGAGTGCAAAAAGCTAGGTATTACCACACTAGGTATGGTAGACACTAATTCAGATCCAAACAAAGTGAATTTTGCTATACCGTCGAATGATGATAGCTCAAAATCCATAGAGTATGTAGCTACTTATTTAGCTGCTTGTATCAATGAAGGCAAGAAAGAAAAAGCAACCTCCAAGGAAGATAATACCTCTGAGGATACTCCAGCGGAAGAGATTCAGGTCTCTACTGAAACTGCAACAGAAGATACTTCATCAGAAGATTAA
- the rpsI gene encoding 30S ribosomal protein S9, producing MATKKNTITVGRRKSSIARVFITKGTGKITINGKDLKEYFPLQFMQDALLKPLRVLEISEAFDVKVNVSGGGIKGQTDAITLGIARALVQDNAENKPALRAERLMTRDARVVERKKTGLRKARKREQYSKR from the coding sequence ATGGCAACAAAGAAAAATACAATAACGGTAGGTAGAAGAAAGTCTTCTATTGCTCGCGTTTTTATCACGAAAGGTACAGGAAAAATCACCATCAATGGTAAAGATTTGAAAGAGTATTTTCCACTTCAGTTTATGCAAGATGCTCTTTTGAAACCTCTAAGAGTGCTAGAGATTTCAGAAGCATTTGATGTGAAGGTCAATGTAAGTGGTGGTGGTATCAAAGGTCAAACAGATGCTATTACCTTAGGTATAGCTAGAGCCCTCGTTCAGGATAATGCAGAAAACAAACCAGCATTGCGTGCGGAAAGATTAATGACCAGAGATGCAAGAGTAGTGGAGCGCAAGAAAACAGGTCTCAGAAAAGCTCGTAAGAGAGAGCAGTACAGCAAGCGTTAA
- the rplM gene encoding 50S ribosomal protein L13, protein MDHLSYKTRFVSKKEHQKSWYVIDAQGQTLGRLCTKIASILRGKHKPSFTPNDDAGDNVIVLNCGKIHLTGSKWSQKEYLRYSGYPGGQKSIIAKDLNVKNPKSMIETAVKGMLPKSPLGKQMFGKLHLFEGTDHPHAAQKPIELK, encoded by the coding sequence GTGGATCATTTAAGTTATAAGACAAGATTTGTAAGCAAAAAAGAGCACCAAAAGAGCTGGTATGTTATTGATGCCCAAGGTCAGACATTAGGAAGACTTTGTACAAAAATAGCTAGTATATTAAGAGGTAAACATAAGCCTTCTTTCACTCCAAATGATGATGCAGGCGATAATGTTATCGTATTGAACTGTGGTAAAATTCATTTGACAGGTAGTAAGTGGAGTCAAAAAGAATATTTAAGATATTCTGGATATCCAGGTGGCCAAAAGTCTATCATTGCGAAGGATCTAAACGTAAAAAATCCTAAGTCAATGATTGAGACAGCTGTAAAAGGTATGCTTCCAAAAAGCCCACTAGGAAAACAAATGTTTGGCAAACTACATTTATTTGAAGGAACAGACCATCCGCATGCTGCTCAGAAACCAATAGAGTTAAAATAG
- a CDS encoding TonB-dependent receptor gives MRFFIFFLFTTSAIKAQDLHTITGKVTDSRSSPIFMSSIKAYQNEKLITGAKTDKNGQFSIKLPSGSYKLEFGFIGYKVLSREIKVSNSDIQLGSIVLLENSTVLSEILVTGNKTSKSSAIDKKEYSPSQLLNSQNASAAELVNALPSVNMGNDGGNVSFRGDENVAVMINGKMSSLTGENLSQIPATSIEKIEIISVPNSKYNSEGSAGIINIVLKNANASYNGGYVIGSIGNNNKYNGQIGYNFSLGKLAIASSYNYTYNEFLNCGWSRREYLLNPELHSYRHISDGESYKRLHAFRLGLDYEFSKRSTISLMTNISRDWGSSFSDDYDTFRTKTQALYSIWKLENRNRNLNTLYDINLSFQHFMPNMKDKWTIEVSRSDNMNDQSNSFNRNFAYDIGIPKNYQTNYSVDNIQRRPITAIQTDYTMNLSSNQQFETGLRAANRDFRFTNSYKESGIEVARWSNDFNFNENVFSAYGLWSSQWSEAIQTKLGVRLEQTNTESFNYDTSLYAYNYFNAFPSGMIRYNLPNKQFLSATYSMRINRPGPGMLNPLQDVSDPISKRLGNPQLKPEIINSYELGYGNDRLKNLSFSSSLYFKVSNNAITRYLTTNPDGTIFVTIDNIGKATFSGWELIGTYKLSKTLSLNFNSNLSYNTLNYTNQNQVYERDYLNWQARGILNIKLPWNMEGQVIGFYKSPFESPQGTIHFMSNVDISLRKKLFNQKANIILTVFDIFNDTKFRLNNSDFDFLNEFERKRETRYFTLSFRYNFGSDNSSKKSKIEKPEPREGGGEMGM, from the coding sequence ATGAGATTTTTTATTTTCTTTTTATTTACTACTTCAGCTATTAAGGCACAGGATTTGCATACCATCACAGGCAAGGTAACGGACTCTAGATCTAGTCCTATATTTATGTCTAGCATAAAAGCATATCAAAATGAAAAACTAATTACGGGTGCTAAAACGGATAAAAATGGTCAATTTTCAATCAAACTTCCTTCGGGTAGTTATAAGTTAGAGTTTGGATTTATTGGTTATAAAGTTTTATCAAGAGAAATAAAGGTATCTAATAGTGATATACAACTTGGTTCGATCGTGCTATTAGAAAACTCAACCGTACTTTCAGAAATCTTAGTAACAGGCAACAAGACAAGCAAATCATCCGCTATTGATAAAAAGGAGTATAGTCCGTCTCAACTGTTAAATTCGCAAAATGCTTCTGCAGCGGAGCTTGTAAACGCTTTGCCATCTGTCAATATGGGGAATGATGGAGGAAATGTTTCATTTAGAGGAGATGAAAATGTAGCAGTAATGATTAATGGAAAAATGTCTTCTCTAACTGGGGAGAACCTTAGTCAAATACCTGCTACTTCCATAGAAAAAATAGAGATTATTTCCGTTCCTAATTCAAAATATAATAGCGAAGGCTCGGCTGGTATAATTAATATAGTTTTAAAAAATGCAAATGCAAGTTATAACGGAGGTTATGTGATTGGAAGCATTGGTAATAATAATAAATACAATGGACAGATTGGATATAATTTCTCACTTGGCAAATTGGCCATTGCTAGTTCATATAATTACACTTATAATGAGTTTCTAAATTGTGGCTGGTCTCGCAGAGAATATTTATTAAACCCTGAATTACATAGTTATCGTCATATAAGCGATGGGGAGAGTTATAAGCGATTGCATGCGTTCAGATTAGGGCTAGACTACGAATTTAGCAAAAGAAGCACTATTTCCTTGATGACAAATATTAGTAGGGACTGGGGTTCTAGTTTTTCCGACGACTATGACACATTTAGAACCAAGACTCAAGCTTTATATTCAATATGGAAACTCGAAAATAGAAACAGAAACTTGAATACACTTTATGATATTAATTTATCATTTCAGCATTTTATGCCAAATATGAAAGATAAATGGACAATAGAAGTTTCACGATCGGATAATATGAATGATCAATCGAATAGTTTTAATAGAAATTTTGCATACGATATAGGTATACCCAAAAACTATCAGACGAATTATTCTGTAGACAATATTCAGCGCCGACCTATCACCGCTATCCAGACAGATTATACAATGAATTTAAGTTCCAATCAACAATTTGAAACAGGATTGCGCGCCGCGAATAGAGATTTTAGGTTTACTAATAGTTATAAAGAATCAGGAATAGAGGTTGCTCGCTGGTCTAATGATTTTAATTTTAATGAAAATGTATTCAGTGCATATGGACTATGGAGTTCGCAATGGTCAGAAGCTATTCAAACCAAATTAGGAGTGCGATTAGAACAGACAAATACAGAGAGTTTTAATTATGATACTTCACTTTACGCGTACAATTATTTCAATGCCTTTCCATCTGGTATGATTCGCTATAATTTGCCGAATAAGCAATTTTTGAGTGCAACCTATAGTATGCGAATCAATAGACCTGGACCTGGAATGCTCAATCCATTGCAGGATGTTTCAGATCCTATCAGTAAAAGACTTGGGAACCCTCAACTTAAACCAGAAATTATTAACTCTTATGAATTAGGATACGGAAATGACAGATTGAAAAATTTATCGTTTTCTTCTAGCTTGTATTTCAAAGTTTCAAATAATGCCATTACACGATATCTTACTACAAATCCTGACGGCACTATCTTCGTGACAATAGATAATATAGGTAAAGCTACTTTTTCAGGCTGGGAATTGATCGGTACATATAAATTAAGCAAGACTTTAAGCCTTAATTTCAACTCTAATTTATCCTATAATACTTTGAATTATACAAACCAAAATCAAGTTTATGAAAGGGATTATTTAAATTGGCAGGCTAGAGGGATATTGAACATTAAGCTACCATGGAATATGGAAGGGCAGGTTATAGGTTTTTACAAATCTCCATTCGAATCACCACAAGGTACTATTCATTTTATGAGTAATGTTGATATATCATTGAGAAAAAAATTATTCAATCAAAAGGCGAATATAATTCTAACTGTCTTTGATATTTTTAATGATACTAAATTTAGATTGAATAATTCAGATTTTGACTTTTTAAACGAATTTGAACGTAAACGAGAGACACGATATTTTACCTTGAGTTTCCGTTATAATTTTGGATCCGACAATTCTAGTAAAAAATCTAAAATAGAAAAACCTGAACCTAGAGAGGGTGGAGGAGAAATGGGAATGTGA
- a CDS encoding DNA-3-methyladenine glycosylase I, translated as MTYSYCKYCRNLKLDNIHRIHHDTIYGLAFSDDNELFGRLILEINQAGLSWDTILKKESNFRIGYSNFNIQMIANYTEKDRERLIQDSGIIRNKLKINAAIVNAQRILEMQKEYGSFFQWIKIQKAADLATWVKLFRKEFKFVGGEIVNEFLMSIGRIEGSHSPDCFRYKDFLKHRKLWLD; from the coding sequence ATGACTTACTCTTATTGTAAATATTGTCGAAATTTAAAATTAGATAATATACATCGCATTCATCATGACACCATATATGGACTGGCATTTTCAGATGACAATGAGTTATTCGGTCGATTAATCTTGGAAATAAATCAAGCGGGATTAAGCTGGGATACCATACTCAAGAAAGAATCTAATTTCAGAATAGGGTATTCCAATTTTAATATTCAGATGATTGCCAATTATACAGAAAAAGATCGGGAACGTCTGATACAGGATAGTGGAATCATTCGCAATAAACTAAAAATAAACGCAGCTATAGTCAATGCTCAGCGTATTCTAGAAATGCAAAAGGAATATGGGTCATTTTTCCAATGGATAAAAATACAAAAAGCTGCTGATTTAGCTACATGGGTAAAGCTTTTTAGAAAAGAGTTTAAATTTGTAGGTGGTGAAATAGTAAACGAATTTTTGATGTCTATAGGTCGCATCGAAGGGTCACATAGTCCTGATTGCTTTCGTTATAAAGACTTTTTAAAACATAGAAAATTATGGCTGGACTAA
- a CDS encoding TylF/MycF family methyltransferase — protein MQYQYLELLKNTLLDIHRADTGELKRIQDNPKSWKLKILSFIDKFLLKFGYTIVKIVPFCEDNRILGKDWPANAETMIGLKRMENIQYCIEDILKNNIDGDLIETGVWRGGAAIWMKGLLKAYGDKNKVIWVADSFCGLPKPNSNKYKYDKGDKHHQYNELSVSVEVVKKNFEKYGLLDKNVKFLVGWFKDTLPCAPIKKLCLLRLDGDMYESTIDALNNLYSKLSIGGYVIIDDWGAVNACKQAVLDFREENGILEEIIPIDWSGVYWKKLK, from the coding sequence ATGCAATATCAATATCTTGAGCTATTAAAGAACACTCTTTTAGATATTCACCGTGCTGATACTGGAGAATTAAAAAGAATACAAGATAATCCTAAATCATGGAAGCTTAAGATACTGTCTTTTATTGATAAATTTTTGCTAAAGTTCGGCTATACAATCGTTAAGATAGTGCCATTCTGCGAAGATAATAGAATATTAGGTAAGGATTGGCCTGCGAATGCAGAGACGATGATTGGTTTAAAACGAATGGAAAATATTCAATATTGCATAGAAGATATTTTAAAAAATAATATTGATGGTGATTTAATTGAAACTGGCGTTTGGAGAGGAGGAGCGGCTATATGGATGAAAGGACTCTTAAAAGCTTATGGAGATAAAAATAAAGTCATTTGGGTAGCTGATTCCTTTTGTGGACTTCCTAAACCGAACTCAAATAAATATAAATATGATAAAGGTGATAAACACCACCAATATAATGAACTTTCTGTGTCAGTAGAAGTTGTTAAAAAGAATTTTGAAAAGTATGGACTATTAGATAAAAATGTTAAGTTTCTTGTAGGCTGGTTCAAAGATACTCTGCCCTGTGCACCAATTAAAAAATTATGCTTATTAAGACTCGATGGTGATATGTATGAATCTACAATAGATGCACTAAACAATCTATACTCCAAATTATCAATTGGTGGATATGTTATAATTGATGATTGGGGAGCTGTGAATGCATGTAAGCAAGCAGTATTAGATTTTAGAGAAGAGAACGGAATACTTGAGGAAATTATACCTATTGATTGGTCAGGAGTTTATTGGAAAAAACTAAAATAA
- a CDS encoding GIY-YIG nuclease family protein, with amino-acid sequence MGVTQDDLNSRIAKHNASDYGNKYTSQASDWTLFHYIEWSSYAQAINIERHIKRMKSRKYIEDLIKYPNISINLVLKYIST; translated from the coding sequence ATTGGAGTTACTCAAGATGATTTAAATTCTAGAATAGCTAAACATAATGCAAGTGATTATGGCAACAAATACACGTCCCAAGCTAGCGACTGGACATTATTCCATTACATAGAATGGAGCTCATATGCTCAAGCTATTAATATTGAAAGACATATTAAAAGAATGAAATCTAGAAAATATATTGAAGATTTGATTAAATACCCGAATATCTCGATTAATTTAGTATTAAAATATATTAGCACCTGA
- a CDS encoding PorT family protein codes for MRKFSILIVILFNVVSAFSQEKGTFRGYISTGFTINQISGDSVGGFNYWGYTGGLGTYFMISNKISANMEINYSMRGGSGEQFNEFNQFVVHRTIHTNYIEVPIMINYHDHKIARFGAGLVVSNLISTTQWYNLKQVRNERTENYYRPIDLGFIASVAFDIKKHFGFNIRMIHSIIPTNRYHTGDEDQYHITLSARGIYYF; via the coding sequence ATGCGAAAATTTTCAATATTAATAGTTATTTTATTCAATGTGGTTTCTGCTTTCTCACAAGAAAAAGGAACATTTCGAGGTTATATAAGTACTGGTTTTACTATTAACCAAATTTCAGGGGATAGTGTTGGGGGCTTTAATTATTGGGGCTATACTGGTGGATTGGGAACTTATTTTATGATTTCCAATAAGATTTCTGCAAATATGGAAATCAACTACTCCATGCGAGGGGGTTCTGGAGAACAGTTTAATGAGTTTAATCAATTTGTAGTTCACAGAACGATTCATACAAATTATATCGAAGTACCAATTATGATAAACTATCATGATCATAAAATTGCGAGATTTGGAGCTGGATTGGTTGTATCAAATTTAATAAGCACCACACAATGGTACAATCTTAAGCAGGTAAGAAATGAACGAACAGAGAATTATTACAGACCAATTGATCTGGGCTTTATAGCATCAGTTGCTTTTGATATCAAAAAACATTTTGGATTCAATATCCGAATGATCCATTCCATTATTCCTACTAATAGATATCATACTGGAGATGAAGATCAATATCATATCACACTTTCAGCAAGAGGGATATATTATTTTTAA
- the trpS gene encoding tryptophan--tRNA ligase produces MSKKIENKDIIVSGVQSTGILHIGNYFGAVKSYVNLAQEINNPMYFFIADLHSLTSHPDPKELMNSRYITLATYLGCGIDPERATLYFQSDVFYTHELYLYLNMFAYLGELERTATFKEKVQKQSDNVNAGLLTYPVLMAADILIHKGTKVPVGKDQAQHLEMARTFGNRFNHYYKKEVFPEPLAFTFTENLVNIPSLSGKGKMSKSDDKSTAIYLIDTDAEIEKKIKRAVTDTGPKEPNSSLTEEMKNLFDIMRLFSKEEIVNEYLKAYADCTIRYGDMKKQIAIDAINALAPIRESIMKYMDDKKLLQDIANTGAEKANKNAKITLEEVRDIMGLTTKNISLLHS; encoded by the coding sequence ATCAGTAAAAAGATTGAAAATAAGGATATAATAGTTTCTGGTGTTCAGAGTACAGGAATTTTACATATAGGAAATTATTTCGGTGCGGTTAAGAGTTATGTAAACTTAGCGCAAGAAATAAATAATCCAATGTATTTCTTTATCGCAGATTTACACTCATTGACTTCGCACCCGGATCCTAAAGAGCTCATGAATAGTCGATATATTACACTGGCTACTTATCTAGGCTGTGGTATTGACCCTGAGCGTGCTACTTTGTATTTTCAGTCCGATGTGTTCTATACGCACGAGTTATATTTATATCTCAATATGTTTGCCTACCTTGGTGAACTAGAGCGCACAGCTACTTTCAAGGAAAAAGTACAAAAACAATCAGATAATGTCAATGCCGGATTACTCACCTATCCAGTGCTTATGGCAGCCGATATATTAATACACAAAGGTACAAAAGTCCCAGTAGGCAAAGACCAAGCGCAGCATTTAGAAATGGCAAGAACCTTTGGAAATAGATTTAATCACTATTATAAAAAAGAAGTTTTTCCTGAGCCATTGGCTTTTACATTTACAGAAAATTTAGTCAATATTCCATCGCTTTCGGGTAAAGGTAAAATGAGTAAATCAGATGATAAATCAACAGCTATTTATCTCATAGACACAGATGCAGAGATAGAAAAGAAGATTAAACGAGCTGTAACCGATACAGGACCTAAAGAACCAAATTCATCCTTAACTGAGGAAATGAAAAACTTATTTGACATTATGCGCTTGTTTTCAAAGGAAGAAATTGTGAATGAATATTTAAAGGCTTATGCTGACTGCACTATACGCTATGGTGATATGAAAAAGCAAATAGCTATTGATGCTATAAACGCATTAGCCCCTATTCGTGAGAGTATCATGAAATATATGGATGATAAGAAACTTTTGCAAGATATTGCAAATACAGGAGCTGAGAAGGCAAATAAAAATGCTAAAATTACATTAGAAGAGGTGCGAGATATTATGGGACTTACTACTAAGAATATAAGTTTACTACATTCTTAA